The following nucleotide sequence is from Barnesiella propionica.
TTATGGTTCATGCTTATCTGATGTATGGATTTCCAACAGAAACGGTTCAGGAAACGATAGATTCACTGGAAGTAGTGCGTCAGTTGTTTATGACAGGTTTGGTTCAGTCCGCTTTCTGGCACAGGTTTGCTCTTACGGCTCATAGTCCCGTAGGAAAACACCCTGAAGAATATAATATACTAATCACAGAATCCCCGTTTTGCGGATTTGCCCGTAATGACTTGTCTTTTATAGATAGGACGGGTACGGAGCATGAACTCTTCGGAGAGGGATTAAGATGTTCATTGTATAATTATATGAGAGGTACGGGATTTGATGTTCCGTTACAAAAGTGGTTTGATATTCCTGTTCCCCGTACCCAAATACCGCCCCGTTTGATAGAACGTTTTTTGGAAGGTGACGTGCAGGATGATTCCAAAAATGAAAACAAAAGACTATTATGGATGTATCCTTATCCCGAGATACGATTGGTAGAACGTAAGAAAAAAGGAAAAGTCTTTCTTTCTTGCGAAATTTTGCTTATCGATAAAAAAGTAGAAGAACGATTCTATTTAGAGAAAGAGTGGGGTAAATGGCTGGAAAAAGAAATACCTCATTGGATGTTATCTGAAGATATACCTCATACATTCGGTGATATGAAGCGTAATTTTGAGTCTTTCTTCCCGAATGAATTTGAACGGTTTTTATCTACGCCATTGTGGAAAACGATCCGGAGGTCGTATCTTGTATTGATTTAATTTTTATAAAGCAAGGGGGCTACATATTGCAGTATGTAACCCCCTTTATAATTGTTATGAAGAATATTGTAATCAGATGATTCCTTGTGCCATCATGGCCCGGGCCACTTTCATGAATCCGGCGATATTGGCACCTTTCATGTAGTTGATATATCCGTCACGTTCGGTACCGTATTTTACACATTGGGTATGAATATCACTCATAATTTGGTGCAGACGGGTATCTACTTCATCGGCACTCCAGGAAATATGCATAGCATTCTGGGTCATTTCAAGTCCCGATGTTGCAACACCGCCGGCATTTACGGCTTTTCCCGGTCCATACATAATGCGGTTCTCTATGAACAAATCGATAGCCTCGGGACGACAGCCCATATTGGATATTTCACCTACGCATATTACGCCGTTATTGATTAGTTTTATAGCGTCGTCTGCATCCAGCTCGTTCTGGGTTGCACAAGGTAATGCAATATCCACTTTTTGTTCCCAGGGGCGTTTTCCCGGGAAAAACCGGGCACCGAATTCTTTAGCGTAGGGTTCAACTATATCGTTGCCTGATGCACGCAATTCAAGCATATAATCTATTTTTTCACCCGAGATGCCATCCGCATCGTATATATATCCGTCCGGTCCTGATATCGTAACGACTTTGGCCCCAAGTTGGGTCGCTTTGGTTGCCGCACCCCAGGCTACATTGCCAAATCCGCTGATAGCGATGCGTTTTCCCGCTATATCTATGCCTTTGGTCGATAACATTTGTTTTACGAAATAAAGACCTCCGAAACCGGTAGCTTCCGGTCGGATCAAAGATCCTCCGAATTCAATACCTTTACCCGTAAAGGTTCCGGTATGTTCCTGTTTCAGTTTTTTATACATGCCGAACATGTAACCTACTTCACGTCCGCCAACACCTATATCACCGGCAGGTACATCGGTATCGGGACCTACATGTCGCCATAGTTCCAGCATGAATGCCTGGCAGAAACGCATGATTTCGGCATCGGACTTTCCTCGTGGGCTGAAATCGGAGCCTCCTTTGCCGCCACCCATAGGAAGAGTAGTAAGTGCGTTTTTGAACGTTTGTTCGAAACCGAGAAATTTTAAGATAGAGAGATTTACCGATGCATGGAAACGGATACCTCCTTTATACGGGCCGATAGCATTGTTGAATTGTACACGGTAACCCAGGTTTACCTGTACTTCGCCGCGGTCGTCGACCCAGGGTACTTTAAAAGTAATGATGCGGTCTGGCTCTACGAGACGTTCTATTAATTTTGCTTTTTCGAATTCGGGATGCTGGTTGTATATTTCATCTATAGAAATCAACACTTCTTTTACAGCTTGAAGATATTCTGCTTCACCAGGGTGTTTAGCCTCCAAAGAGGAGACAATGTGATCGATATTCATAGCTTTAGGTTTTAGATGGTTATAATCTACTATAGGGTTATCACAAAAAATGATAAATCATTTATCGCAAATGTACATATTTATGCGGATAAAAAAATATTTTTTACTAATTTTGAGCATTAAAGTTGTTTAAAATTTTCTGACAAATTGTAAGGATAAACAGGTCGAATTGATAATGGATAGCTCAAATTTAAAACAATTATACTTAAAAGATACCACGTTTGCTAACTTAATGCAAAAAAGAATCTTTAATGTCTTACTTGTTGCAAGTCGGTATGATGCTTTTATCATGGAAGAGGACGGACGTGTGGAGGAACAGATTTTTTTTGAATATGTTTCGCTCAATCTGAGTTCGCCCCCTCGGGTGAAGCAAGTACTTACCCATGAAGAGGCGTTTGAAGAGCTGTCTCATAAACATTACGACTTGATTATTACTATGCCGGGGGTGGAATGTGGCGAAACTTTTGCACAGGCCAGGGAAATGAAACGGCTATATCCCCATATTCCGATCGTTGTACTTACTCCTTTTTCTCGCGAGGTTTCCCGGCGTATATCCAATGAAGACCCGAGTGGAGTAGATTATGTTTTCAGTTGGTTGGGAAATGTCGATTTATTATTGGCTATCGTAAAACTGCTGGAAGATAAGCTGAATGCCCAAGAGGATATAAAATCGGTAGGAGTTCAGGTCATACTTGTGGTAGAAGATTCCATTCGTTTTTATTCATCGGTATTGCCGCATATCTATAAATTTGTATTGAAACAGTCACAAACGTTCTCTACGGAGGCTTTAAATGAACATGAACAGATGCTCCGGATGAGGGGACGTCCTAAAGTCCTGTTGGCCCGGGATTATGAGGAAGCTGTTACTTTGTATGATAAATATGCGGATAATATGCTCGGGATTATTTCTGATGTTTCTTTTATGCGTAACGGAGAAAAAGATAAAAGGGCCGGGCTTAAATTTTGTTCTTATGTGCGGGAAAAAGATCCTTATATACCTATTATAATAGAATCTTCCGATCTGGATAACCAGTGTGCTGCTACCAGGTTGAATGCTTCGTTCCTGAATAAAAACTCCAAAAAACTTCCGGTCGATTTAGGAAAAACTATTATGAAGAACTTCGGTTTCGGGGATTTTAGTTTTATTAATCCTCATACCGGAGAAGAGATTGCCCGCATTAGGAACCTGAAAGATTTGCAGAATATTATTCTCTCTATTCCTGATGATTCTCTTTATTACCATGCCTCTCGTAACCAGATTTCCCGCTGGCTTTATTCCCGGGCTATTTTTCCTATTGCCGAAGTATTGAAACAGCGTCGTTTCGACCGTATCGAAGAAGCCCAGGAAATACGTCAGCTTATATTTGGCGCCATAGTTCAGTACCGTAAAATGAAGAACAGGGGAGTCGTCGCTATTTTCAAAAGAGACCGTTTTGACAAATATTCCAATTTCGCCCGGATAGGTCAGGGTTCTTTAGGAGGGAAAGGACGGGGTCTGGCTTTTATTGATGCGATGATAAAGAGAAATCCTCAA
It contains:
- the gdhA gene encoding NADP-specific glutamate dehydrogenase — encoded protein: MNIDHIVSSLEAKHPGEAEYLQAVKEVLISIDEIYNQHPEFEKAKLIERLVEPDRIITFKVPWVDDRGEVQVNLGYRVQFNNAIGPYKGGIRFHASVNLSILKFLGFEQTFKNALTTLPMGGGKGGSDFSPRGKSDAEIMRFCQAFMLELWRHVGPDTDVPAGDIGVGGREVGYMFGMYKKLKQEHTGTFTGKGIEFGGSLIRPEATGFGGLYFVKQMLSTKGIDIAGKRIAISGFGNVAWGAATKATQLGAKVVTISGPDGYIYDADGISGEKIDYMLELRASGNDIVEPYAKEFGARFFPGKRPWEQKVDIALPCATQNELDADDAIKLINNGVICVGEISNMGCRPEAIDLFIENRIMYGPGKAVNAGGVATSGLEMTQNAMHISWSADEVDTRLHQIMSDIHTQCVKYGTERDGYINYMKGANIAGFMKVARAMMAQGII